One Rhodoferax sp. GW822-FHT02A01 genomic window, CGGCTCGGTTTCCGGCCAGAACCAGGTCGGCCCCAGGTCCAGCGCCTGACCGGTGTCGGGACACTGCAGCGTGAGCGCGCGACCACCCAGGCGCTCACGCGCCTCCAGCAGCTGCACCCTGAGCCCGCGCGCATGCAGGGTGTGCGCCAGGGCCAGGGCGCACAGGCCTGCACCGACGATGGCAACGTCCCAGGTCGGCTCCGCATTGCGGGCGATGGGCAGCGGCACAGGCTCTGTCATGGCATGGTGTGGCGGTTAGAGCAGTTGCACGGTAACGGCTTCTTCTCCCAGGATGGCCTGGCAGGCCAGGCGCGAGGCCGAGGCAACGCCGACCATGCCGTCGAGCTTTTCGTTTTCGGCACGCTGGATCTTGGACAGGCTCTTGCGGCCCTCGGGCACCATCACATGGCAGGCTTCGCACTTTGCGCCGCCGCCACATTTGGTCTTGATCGGTTCGCCTACCGACTGCAAAGCGGCAAGCAGGCTCTGGCCGGCAGCCACGTCATAGGATTTGCCGGAAGGAAGAACGGTGAGAGTGGTCATGGTGTCAAACGGGCACGAGGGCCATTGGTGGTTGAGGAAACGGAACGAAAAAAACTCAGGCGGTGGCATCCACCTGCAGCGCGGCAATCAGCGCTTCAGAAAACTGCGCCAGCGGCATGGCGATGCGGGTGATGTTCTGCTCCTGCAGAAAGCGCGCTTCCATGCGGGTGGGCTCTTCGGGCAATACAGCCCAGTGCTGGTCGCTGGAGCGCTTCATGATCTGGCGGGCAAAGCAGCGGGTGAGCTGGTCGTCAAACCTGCAGCCCAGAAACAAAAAGCTGCGTCCGCTGCGAAAGGCCTGCACTGCTGCCGGGATGGGTGTCTGGATATCGATCTCGGTGAGCACCTCGACAAAGTCGCTGTCCGACACCAAGTAGTTGGATGCCGGGCTGTGGCTGCCCAGCGGTTTGTAGAGCAGGCGCTCGGCCGTGGCGGGCATGTCTGGCAGCAAGGTGCCGTCGCTACCGTAGGCGGCAACCCAGTCGCCGAAGTGCTCCGACTGCGACAGGCCTTGCACCTGCGTCCACTCGCCCGGTGTTTGCGAAAGCGCCTTGGCAAAGGTGTCGTCATACCAGGTGTCCACCCACAGCTGCGCAGCACTTCCTGCCAGCACCTTGTGCAGTGGCGAGGGCGCAGGTGAGCTGGCATAGGCCTCGTTCATCAGATGCACCACCGATTTGCGGTGCTTGAAGTTCTCGATGAACTGCGCCGCCTGTGTGAGGCGCTTGCGGATCTTGTGCGGCACGCTGACCTTGACGGTCATGCTCTCGGCCAGCGCCAGCGGCGTGGCGGGTACCTGCACGTCGCTGCACAGGCTCAGCATGTCCGGCCCCAGATAGGGAATGACCGTGCCGCTGTCGAGGCTGTTGGCAATGGTGTGGATCAGATCGGTCATGGTGTTCCTTAGAGGTAAATAGCGGCGCCCGCACCGACGTTTGTCGCAGTGTCCTTGAGCGTCTTGACGATGTACTGGACCTGTTCTTCATCCAGCTGCGTGTGCAACGGCAGCGCCAGGGCGCGGTCGCCGATGCGGTCGGTATCAATCAGCACGCCACGGCGCCGTCCAATGGCATCGGCGGCGTTCATGTAATAGAACTGCTGGTGCAACGGGTGGCTGTAGGCAGCGGTCTCCACACCGCAGGAGCGCAGGTCGTCGATCATCTGCGCGCGCGCACTGCCGGAGAAGCGCTTGCCCAGATGCACCACGTAGAGCATCCAGTGCACCTCGTCCACATGCTCGCCGATGTAGGGTGGCTTGACGCCCTCAAAGCTCTGCATCTGGTCGTGGTACCAGGCCACCACCTGCTTACGTGCATCAAGTCGGTCGTCCAGCCCGGCGAGTTGCGCCAGACCCAGTGCGGCCGTAAGTTCACTCATGCCCGCCTGCAAGGGCACGCGCGAGCCGACCGATACCGAAGAGCGGTCCGCCAGTCGGCGCTGGCGCAGGTAGCGCAGCTCATGTACCAGCATGTCGTCGTCGGTCACGACCATGCCGCCCTCACCCGTGCACAAGGCGCAAGGTGCGGAGAAGTCGAACACCGACACATCACCGAAGGTGCCCACTTGGCGGCCCTGGTAGCGCGAGCCCAAGGCTTCGGTGCTGTCTTCAATGAGCACCAGACCATGGGCAACAGCCAGGGCGCGCAGAGGTTCCCAGGCGGCCGGGTGGCCGTTGGTGTTGCCAGCCAGCAAGGCGCGGGTCTGCGGCGTGATCTTGAGCGCGGCCTTTTCGGGGCTGAGGCTACCGGTCCAGTAGTTGATGTCGGCAAACACCGGCGTGGCGCCGCACAGGGTGATGGCCTGTGCCACCTGGTGCCAGGTGTGCGAGGTGCAGATCACCTCGTCCCCCGGGCCTATGCCCAGTGCGCGCAAGGCAATCCAGGTGCCCAGCGTGCCACTGCCCACCGCCACCGCATGCTTGCGCCCGACCCAGCCTGCAAAGGCCCGCTCGAACGACTCCAGCATGGGGCCATCGCCCCAGCGTGCGGACTCCAGCACGGCGCTCACCAATTCGATTTCGCGCGCGCCGCATTCGGGCTCGAAGAGGGAAATCAGGTCGACTTCCATAGTTAGTTTTGCGTCAGGATGAGGGCGGTGGCTTCGTCTGCCCGGTCCGTCACCGACCAGCAGTGGCCGTTGCTGCTTGCCAGGTAGACATTGCGGCTGCCCAGCTTGAGCGCGGGTGTCTCATCGCGCATGTCCATGGCATCGACCAGCACCACGCGCATGGCGGGGTCACGGGCGCGCCAGAGGGCGGCGGCGTCACGCAGCGAGGGAGCGGCGCCAATCACTTCGCTGGCGTTGCGCAGGTATTCGGGGGTGACCATGGCTATTCGTCCGTGAGCGCCAGGCGGCGTGCTTCCACCGTGATGGGCAGCGGTGTGTCGGCCGGCATCTCCGGCAGCTCGAACTGCCAGCCATTGGCCAGCGTCACCAGCCCGCCCCACATCGCCGGGTTGGCCATGGAAACAATGGGTTCCTCCAGATCTTTCTTGGGCACATAGCCGGTCAGCACGCCCTTGCTGTCTTTGCGGATCATCAGTTTCATCATGGACTTTCGGTGGTGGATGGGGTGGTCGTTTCTTCGCGCAGCAGCGGTGCCAGCAGGGGCGGCAATTTGTTCAGCAGGTAGCCCACGTCGCCGTGGGTGGTGTCACTTCCCAACGAGAAGCGCACAGCGGCCAGCGCCTCGTCGGCAGGCACGCCCATGGCCTTGAGCACATGCGACGGCTCGCTGCCGCCGGAGGAGCAGGCTGCACCGCTGGAAGCGGCCACGCCCAGTGTGTCCAGGCGCTGCAGCACCACGTCAACCGACAGCTGACCAAAGCGCAGGTAGCTGGTGCCGGGCAGGCGCGCCACCTGTTGGCTCCAGACATGGGTGGCGGGCAGTGCCTGCTGCAGCCCGGCCTCCAGCGCGTCGCGCAGCTGGGCAATGCGGGCCGCTTGCTGTTCCAGGTCGCCCAGGCGCTCCAGTGCGGCGGCCATACCCACGATGGCCGGCAGGTTCTCGGTGCCGCCGCGCCGACCGCGCTCCTGGCTGCCCGGCGTGGGCGGCACAAAGGCCGTGCCCTGGCGCAGCAGCAAGGCGCCTACGCCCTTGGGGCCATGGAACTTGTGCGCCGACAGCGACACCGCATCGGCGCCGCTGGCAGCAAAGTCAAACGGCAGCTTGCCAATCAGCTGGGTGGCATCCACATGCATGCGGGCGCCGACGTTCTGTGCGAGCTGGGCTACGGCCTCATACGGCATGAGCACGCCGGTCTCGTTGTTGGCCGCCATCAGCGATACCAGGGCCACATCCGGCCCCATCAAAGCAGCAGCGGCTGCCACATCCAGCGTGCCGTCGGCGCGCACCGGCAACCAGTCCACCTGCACGCCGCTCTCGGCCAGCGCACGCGCCAGCTTGAGATGGGCCGAATGCTCCACGCGGCTGAACAGCACGCGGCGGCGAACGGGCTCTGCCGCTGCCAGCAAGCCGCGCACCGCCATCTGGTTGGACTCGGTGGCGCCGCTGGTGAACACCACTTCCACCGGCTTGCAACCCAGCACACGCGCCACCACGGCACGGGCCGCACCCAGGGCGCGCTTGGCGTCCTGACCCGGGCCGTGCTGCGACGAGGTGTTGGCCCAGGTGCTGCTCATCTGCTGCAGCATGGCCTGCACCACGGCGGGCGCGGGCTGGGTGGTGGCGTTGTGGTCGAGGTAGATCATGGTCGTGCGGCTTACGGCCAGAACTGGCGATCAGGGTCCACACACAGCAGGTCCAGCGCGGCGTCCAGCTCTGCGTTCTGCAACTGGGGTTCCCAGCTGGCGTTGGCGTGGTCGCGCGAGCACA contains:
- a CDS encoding cysteine desulfurase family protein, translating into MIYLDHNATTQPAPAVVQAMLQQMSSTWANTSSQHGPGQDAKRALGAARAVVARVLGCKPVEVVFTSGATESNQMAVRGLLAAAEPVRRRVLFSRVEHSAHLKLARALAESGVQVDWLPVRADGTLDVAAAAALMGPDVALVSLMAANNETGVLMPYEAVAQLAQNVGARMHVDATQLIGKLPFDFAASGADAVSLSAHKFHGPKGVGALLLRQGTAFVPPTPGSQERGRRGGTENLPAIVGMAAALERLGDLEQQAARIAQLRDALEAGLQQALPATHVWSQQVARLPGTSYLRFGQLSVDVVLQRLDTLGVAASSGAACSSGGSEPSHVLKAMGVPADEALAAVRFSLGSDTTHGDVGYLLNKLPPLLAPLLREETTTPSTTESP
- a CDS encoding DegT/DnrJ/EryC1/StrS family aminotransferase; this encodes MEVDLISLFEPECGAREIELVSAVLESARWGDGPMLESFERAFAGWVGRKHAVAVGSGTLGTWIALRALGIGPGDEVICTSHTWHQVAQAITLCGATPVFADINYWTGSLSPEKAALKITPQTRALLAGNTNGHPAAWEPLRALAVAHGLVLIEDSTEALGSRYQGRQVGTFGDVSVFDFSAPCALCTGEGGMVVTDDDMLVHELRYLRQRRLADRSSVSVGSRVPLQAGMSELTAALGLAQLAGLDDRLDARKQVVAWYHDQMQSFEGVKPPYIGEHVDEVHWMLYVVHLGKRFSGSARAQMIDDLRSCGVETAAYSHPLHQQFYYMNAADAIGRRRGVLIDTDRIGDRALALPLHTQLDEEQVQYIVKTLKDTATNVGAGAAIYL
- the nifT gene encoding putative nitrogen fixation protein NifT, which gives rise to MKLMIRKDSKGVLTGYVPKKDLEEPIVSMANPAMWGGLVTLANGWQFELPEMPADTPLPITVEARRLALTDE
- a CDS encoding SIR2 family protein, which translates into the protein MTDLIHTIANSLDSGTVIPYLGPDMLSLCSDVQVPATPLALAESMTVKVSVPHKIRKRLTQAAQFIENFKHRKSVVHLMNEAYASSPAPSPLHKVLAGSAAQLWVDTWYDDTFAKALSQTPGEWTQVQGLSQSEHFGDWVAAYGSDGTLLPDMPATAERLLYKPLGSHSPASNYLVSDSDFVEVLTEIDIQTPIPAAVQAFRSGRSFLFLGCRFDDQLTRCFARQIMKRSSDQHWAVLPEEPTRMEARFLQEQNITRIAMPLAQFSEALIAALQVDATA
- a CDS encoding 2Fe-2S iron-sulfur cluster-binding protein: MTTLTVLPSGKSYDVAAGQSLLAALQSVGEPIKTKCGGGAKCEACHVMVPEGRKSLSKIQRAENEKLDGMVGVASASRLACQAILGEEAVTVQLL